A single genomic interval of Ruminococcus sp. NK3A76 harbors:
- a CDS encoding CotH kinase family protein: MKKTRTLSLVMALAITFSLAGCNRSYSSSGSSSASDSSSSVKTEDKPDTSSDDESSADDSSKDDDSSADAERNESRVKFSAEGGVYDKAFDLTLDCGEGKVYYTTDGSDPAASSTRMEYTDKIEIKSRAGDKNVVSAVSPTLISGNFNKIDYESKTFVCEKEAPADDKVDKCTVIRASAQDKDGKWSPTETQTYYIGTAEEHIKGLAESAKACGGTLAVVSISTDFDNFFDSAKGIYVKGDLFENDFKKQLDSGELNTDGETARKGIDANYKGRGKEWERPCHVNFFEMSPDSTTQLISQDCGIRIQGNYSRSDLVKGLRLYAKKDYGEKKFEGDVFKGKATDKDGNKLESFKTLTLRAGGNCAFTAKFNDTYWQDVSQSLDCSTKASRPCVVYLNGEYWGLYVLEEDYSDNYFEDHYGVDDKQVVIYKGDAEEYKSGYKLDEGKLPEGENEDYFFKDLKDFFKTHDDLKSKEDYEEFSKLVDVDSVRDYFLAEVWINNKWDWPGKNWSMWKTAEVDESNEYADGRWRFLFYDMEFGGVSGKSDAFTNTVKEDNYKRNGLLDMDTNNPAVLCYAYLMTNDDFKKDFCDKLEGLSNGIYKKDTLLAALDSYESEYGPLYEQFFDRYPDTGSKDEALSGGYASSQCIRDFVEKREDNISGMIKWIDRTLK; encoded by the coding sequence ATGAAGAAGACCCGAACACTCAGCCTTGTAATGGCGCTTGCCATTACCTTTTCTCTCGCAGGCTGTAATAGATCATACTCCTCCTCCGGCTCATCTTCAGCCTCCGACAGCTCATCATCAGTAAAGACCGAGGATAAGCCCGACACCTCCTCTGATGATGAAAGCTCTGCTGATGACAGCTCCAAAGACGACGACTCATCTGCCGATGCCGAGCGTAACGAGAGCCGTGTCAAGTTCTCAGCCGAGGGAGGCGTGTATGATAAGGCCTTTGACCTCACCCTTGACTGCGGCGAGGGTAAGGTCTACTATACCACCGACGGCTCCGACCCTGCAGCGAGCAGCACAAGAATGGAATATACCGATAAGATAGAGATAAAGAGCCGTGCAGGCGACAAAAACGTAGTCTCGGCAGTCTCCCCGACGCTTATCTCCGGCAATTTCAATAAGATAGACTATGAATCCAAGACCTTCGTCTGCGAAAAGGAAGCCCCTGCTGACGATAAGGTCGATAAGTGTACAGTCATAAGGGCCTCCGCTCAGGATAAGGACGGTAAATGGTCGCCTACTGAAACTCAGACCTACTATATAGGAACAGCCGAGGAGCATATCAAGGGTCTTGCCGAGAGTGCCAAGGCCTGCGGCGGCACCCTTGCAGTTGTCAGCATCAGTACCGACTTTGATAACTTCTTTGACAGCGCTAAGGGCATCTATGTCAAGGGCGACCTGTTTGAGAATGACTTCAAAAAGCAGCTTGACAGCGGTGAATTAAATACCGACGGCGAGACAGCACGAAAGGGGATAGATGCCAACTATAAAGGCCGTGGCAAGGAGTGGGAGCGCCCCTGCCATGTCAACTTCTTCGAGATGTCACCCGACAGCACCACACAGCTCATATCGCAGGACTGCGGCATAAGGATACAGGGCAACTACTCACGCTCCGACCTTGTAAAGGGTCTGCGCCTCTACGCTAAGAAGGACTACGGCGAGAAGAAGTTCGAGGGCGATGTCTTCAAGGGCAAGGCAACTGATAAGGACGGCAATAAACTTGAGAGCTTCAAGACACTCACCCTGCGTGCCGGCGGCAACTGCGCATTCACGGCAAAATTCAACGATACCTATTGGCAGGACGTAAGCCAGTCGCTTGACTGCTCGACAAAGGCATCACGCCCCTGCGTGGTATACTTAAACGGCGAGTACTGGGGTCTATATGTCCTTGAAGAAGACTACTCTGATAACTATTTTGAAGACCACTACGGCGTTGACGATAAGCAGGTAGTTATCTATAAGGGCGATGCTGAGGAGTATAAGTCGGGCTATAAGCTCGATGAGGGCAAGCTGCCCGAGGGCGAGAACGAGGATTACTTCTTTAAAGACCTTAAGGATTTCTTCAAGACCCACGATGACCTTAAGAGCAAGGAAGACTATGAGGAATTCTCAAAACTCGTCGATGTTGACAGCGTGCGTGACTACTTCCTCGCCGAGGTCTGGATAAATAATAAGTGGGACTGGCCGGGCAAGAACTGGTCGATGTGGAAGACCGCCGAGGTCGATGAAAGCAACGAGTACGCCGATGGCAGATGGAGATTTTTGTTCTATGATATGGAGTTCGGCGGCGTCAGCGGTAAGAGCGATGCCTTCACCAACACCGTCAAGGAGGATAACTATAAGCGTAACGGCCTGCTCGATATGGACACCAATAACCCTGCCGTGCTCTGCTATGCATACCTCATGACAAACGACGACTTCAAGAAGGATTTCTGCGATAAGCTCGAAGGCCTTTCAAACGGCATCTATAAAAAGGATACCCTCCTTGCCGCCCTCGACAGTTATGAGAGCGAGTATGGCCCCCTCTATGAGCAGTTCTTTGACAGATATCCCGATACAGGCTCAAAGGACGAGGCCTTAAGCGGCGGCTATGCTTCCTCACAGTGTATCAGAGATTTCGTTGAAAAGCGTGAGGATAATATCTCCGGTATGATCAAGTGGATAGACCGCACACTGAAATAA
- a CDS encoding GH25 family lysozyme codes for MKSKYLSVVLALLLTGCGDKISDNPDAVSTVEQTTAAVTEQPVETTTTTTAATTTAVTTKKKPKKPKIEYSYKDTLEVYQKLTVSDWLEDCTVAPDDGDALVPTDSVGTHKLTVSFGGEEKTIKYTVADTTAPVFIYCPDVITVHTGSGFDPNINTGFGDNFDKAPAVSYEGTVDTKTPGDYDIILTLKDSSGNTTTKTATVSVVDTLPQGRTDIPKSDFADFKQAYSSDTADVGIDVSYWQGDIDFKAVKNAGCSFVFVRAAHHSDNIYPDENFQKNLTGAIDAGLDTGVYFYSSCSSPEEAKEHAQWVVDKLAGRELQLPVAFDWESFDRFQRYGMSIHDLNLCYDAFREVIEQNGYKAVLYSSKSFLESFWEEDNSREVWLAHYAEQTDYEGMYTYWQQGLCNISGISGDVDADVRYKE; via the coding sequence ATGAAAAGCAAATACCTATCCGTAGTACTCGCACTGCTGCTGACCGGCTGCGGTGATAAGATATCCGATAACCCCGATGCCGTGAGCACCGTGGAGCAGACGACCGCCGCCGTCACCGAGCAGCCCGTAGAAACGACTACTACCACCACCGCAGCCACGACCACGGCGGTGACCACGAAGAAAAAGCCTAAAAAGCCTAAGATAGAGTATTCCTATAAGGATACCTTAGAGGTCTATCAGAAGCTCACCGTCTCCGACTGGCTTGAAGACTGTACAGTCGCCCCCGACGACGGCGATGCGCTCGTCCCGACCGATTCGGTGGGGACGCATAAGCTCACAGTCAGCTTCGGCGGTGAGGAAAAGACGATAAAGTATACCGTTGCCGATACCACAGCGCCTGTGTTTATCTATTGCCCGGACGTAATAACCGTGCATACCGGCTCGGGGTTTGACCCGAATATCAATACAGGCTTCGGCGATAACTTCGATAAAGCCCCTGCAGTCAGCTATGAGGGCACAGTCGATACCAAGACCCCCGGCGACTACGATATCATACTGACGCTTAAGGATTCAAGCGGCAACACCACCACCAAGACCGCTACCGTAAGCGTCGTCGATACTCTCCCCCAGGGTCGTACCGATATCCCAAAAAGCGACTTTGCCGACTTTAAGCAGGCCTATTCGTCAGACACCGCCGATGTCGGTATAGACGTCAGCTACTGGCAGGGCGATATCGACTTTAAGGCCGTTAAGAACGCCGGCTGCAGCTTCGTCTTTGTGAGGGCGGCGCACCACTCGGATAATATCTACCCCGATGAGAACTTCCAGAAAAACCTCACCGGCGCAATAGACGCAGGCCTTGATACGGGCGTGTATTTCTATAGCTCCTGCTCCTCCCCCGAGGAAGCGAAAGAGCACGCACAGTGGGTAGTAGATAAGCTCGCAGGCCGTGAGCTCCAGCTGCCCGTAGCCTTTGACTGGGAGAGCTTTGACCGCTTCCAGCGCTATGGAATGAGTATCCATGACCTTAACCTCTGCTATGACGCATTCCGTGAGGTCATCGAGCAAAACGGCTATAAGGCAGTTCTTTATAGCAGTAAGAGCTTCCTTGAAAGCTTCTGGGAGGAAGATAATAGCCGGGAGGTGTGGCTTGCACACTACGCCGAGCAGACAGATTATGAGGGAATGTATACCTATTGGCAGCAGGGACTATGTAATATAAGCGGTATCAGCGGCGATGTCGATGCAGATGTAAGATATAAAGAGTAA
- a CDS encoding type II toxin-antitoxin system prevent-host-death family antitoxin, which translates to MPNIIPITDLNNYAGVLQEVAVGSPVFLTKDGRGKYAIVDISEQEEYEKTKAALQLMCELEKGRRSAEESGYISSDDVRAHFRDKKL; encoded by the coding sequence ATGCCGAATATTATACCTATAACAGACCTGAATAATTATGCGGGAGTATTGCAGGAGGTCGCAGTAGGTTCACCTGTATTCCTTACTAAGGACGGCAGGGGGAAATACGCAATAGTTGATATTTCCGAGCAGGAGGAATATGAAAAGACCAAAGCGGCTTTACAGCTTATGTGCGAGCTTGAAAAGGGAAGAAGATCGGCAGAGGAGAGCGGCTATATCTCATCTGATGATGTGAGAGCGCATTTTAGGGATAAAAAGCTATGA
- a CDS encoding glycosyl hydrolase family 65 protein, translating into MKFGFFDDVNKEYVITNPRTPYPWINYLGTQEFFSLISNTAGGYSFFKDARLRRITRYRYNNVPVDMGGRYFYINDGETVWSPGWSPVKTELDSYSCRHGIGYTIIKGEKNGISAEVTFFVPQNFNGEVQKMILKNTTDKEKSFKLFSFLEWCLWNAQDDGENFQRNFNTGEVEIEGSTIFHKTEYKERRDHFAFYTVNTDICGYDTDRETFMGLYNGFANPQAVFAGKSNNSVADGWSPIASHCVDIKLAPGEEKALVFLLGYVENGENKWNADGSMNKSKAYAMIEAMNTAEKADKALEELKASWEALLSQYHVETNDEKLNRMVNIWNQYQCMVTFNMSRSASYFESGIGRGMGFRDSNQDLLGFVHQIPDRARERILDLAATQFEDGGCYHQYQPLTKKGNDAIGGDFSDDPLWMILSTAQYIKETGDWTILDEQVPYDNDESKAQSMMHHLKMSFWHVANFVGPHGLPLAMRADWNDCINLSCHSDTPGESFQTYTSPKYGEQKFSRVAESVMVACMMSYIGPEYVALCKAKGLDDEAAKAQAEIDKMNENTLKYAWDGEWFLRAYDDFGEKMGSKDCEEGKIFIEPQGFAVMGGLGKESGKDIITLNSVKKYLDSKYGLVLNNPAFTKYYKQYGEISTYPAGYKENAGIFCHNNAWIICAEAAAGRGDQAFEYYSKIAPAYLEDISDLHRTEPYVYAQMIAGKDASRHGEAKNSWLTGTAAWNFVAISQFILGIIPDYDGLKIDPSIPESWDGFKVTRKFRGNTYNITITNPDHISKGIKSVTCDGVKVSGNVLPVFDAGTEHVVEVVMG; encoded by the coding sequence ATGAAGTTTGGTTTCTTCGATGACGTGAACAAGGAATACGTCATCACCAACCCGAGAACTCCCTATCCGTGGATAAACTATCTCGGCACACAGGAGTTTTTCTCACTCATCTCGAATACCGCAGGCGGTTACAGCTTCTTCAAGGACGCAAGACTCAGGAGAATAACAAGATACCGCTACAACAACGTACCCGTTGACATGGGCGGCAGATACTTCTACATCAACGACGGCGAAACAGTATGGAGCCCGGGCTGGAGCCCTGTAAAGACTGAGCTTGACAGCTATTCCTGCCGTCACGGTATCGGCTATACCATTATCAAGGGCGAGAAAAACGGTATCAGCGCCGAGGTGACATTCTTCGTTCCTCAGAACTTTAACGGCGAGGTACAGAAGATGATACTCAAAAATACCACAGATAAGGAAAAGAGCTTTAAGCTCTTCTCATTCCTTGAATGGTGTCTCTGGAACGCACAGGACGACGGCGAGAACTTCCAGAGAAACTTCAACACAGGTGAGGTAGAGATCGAGGGCTCGACTATCTTCCACAAAACAGAATACAAGGAGAGAAGAGATCACTTTGCATTCTACACTGTAAATACTGATATCTGCGGCTATGATACCGACAGAGAAACATTTATGGGTCTTTATAACGGCTTTGCAAACCCGCAGGCTGTATTTGCAGGCAAGTCAAACAACTCTGTTGCTGACGGCTGGTCGCCTATCGCATCTCACTGCGTAGACATCAAGCTCGCTCCCGGTGAGGAGAAGGCTTTAGTATTCCTTCTTGGCTACGTTGAGAACGGAGAGAACAAGTGGAACGCTGACGGCTCGATGAACAAGAGCAAGGCTTATGCTATGATAGAGGCTATGAACACAGCTGAGAAGGCTGACAAGGCTCTTGAAGAATTAAAGGCAAGCTGGGAAGCACTTCTTTCACAGTATCATGTTGAGACAAACGATGAGAAGCTCAACAGAATGGTAAACATCTGGAACCAGTATCAGTGCATGGTCACATTCAATATGTCAAGATCTGCTTCCTACTTTGAGAGCGGCATCGGCAGAGGCATGGGCTTCAGAGATTCCAACCAGGATCTTTTAGGCTTCGTTCACCAGATACCCGACAGAGCAAGAGAGCGTATCCTTGACCTTGCTGCTACACAGTTTGAGGACGGCGGCTGCTATCACCAGTATCAGCCTCTCACAAAGAAGGGCAACGACGCTATCGGCGGCGACTTCTCTGATGACCCGCTGTGGATGATACTTTCTACTGCTCAGTACATCAAGGAGACAGGCGACTGGACTATACTTGACGAGCAGGTGCCTTACGACAACGACGAGAGCAAGGCACAGTCGATGATGCATCACTTAAAGATGAGCTTCTGGCACGTTGCTAACTTTGTAGGCCCTCACGGTCTGCCGCTCGCTATGCGTGCAGACTGGAACGACTGCATCAACCTTTCCTGCCACTCTGACACACCCGGTGAGAGCTTCCAGACATACACATCGCCTAAGTACGGCGAGCAGAAGTTCAGCCGTGTTGCTGAGTCTGTAATGGTTGCCTGCATGATGAGCTACATAGGACCTGAGTACGTTGCACTCTGCAAGGCAAAGGGTCTTGATGACGAGGCTGCAAAGGCACAGGCTGAGATAGACAAGATGAACGAGAACACCTTAAAGTACGCCTGGGACGGCGAGTGGTTCCTCCGTGCATATGATGACTTCGGCGAGAAGATGGGCTCGAAGGACTGCGAGGAAGGCAAGATATTCATCGAGCCGCAGGGCTTCGCTGTTATGGGCGGTCTTGGCAAGGAGAGCGGCAAGGATATCATCACGCTCAACTCTGTAAAGAAGTATCTTGACTCTAAGTACGGTCTTGTACTCAACAACCCTGCATTCACAAAGTACTACAAGCAGTACGGTGAGATATCGACATATCCCGCAGGCTACAAGGAGAACGCAGGTATCTTCTGCCACAACAACGCATGGATAATCTGCGCTGAGGCTGCTGCTGGCCGTGGCGACCAGGCATTTGAATACTATTCCAAGATAGCTCCTGCTTATCTTGAAGACATATCCGACCTGCACAGGACTGAGCCCTACGTTTACGCTCAGATGATCGCAGGCAAGGACGCAAGCAGACACGGCGAGGCTAAGAACAGCTGGCTGACAGGTACTGCTGCATGGAACTTCGTAGCTATATCGCAGTTCATCTTAGGTATCATACCTGACTACGACGGTCTTAAGATCGACCCGTCTATCCCTGAGAGCTGGGACGGCTTCAAGGTTACAAGAAAGTTCAGAGGCAACACCTACAACATCACTATCACAAACCCCGATCACATCAGCAAGGGTATCAAGAGCGTTACCTGCGACGGCGTGAAGGTAAGCGGCAATGTTCTCCCTGTATTCGATGCAGGCACAGAGCACGTTGTTGAGGTAGTAATGGGCTGA
- a CDS encoding type II toxin-antitoxin system RelE/ParE family toxin, whose translation MNNVSYSPMAQNDLDEIWEYIALNLNAPDAAMNTVNGILDAVDRLKDHSKLGAPLYFEGGLFSGYRYVSYNEYLAFYRISGDDVRVDRVIYGRRDYMRVLFGEL comes from the coding sequence ATGAATAATGTTAGCTATTCGCCAATGGCGCAAAACGATCTTGACGAGATATGGGAGTATATCGCACTAAACCTGAATGCCCCCGATGCGGCTATGAATACCGTCAATGGGATACTTGATGCCGTTGACAGGCTCAAAGACCATTCAAAGCTCGGTGCGCCGCTGTATTTTGAGGGCGGTCTTTTCAGCGGATACAGGTATGTTTCATATAATGAATATCTTGCATTTTATCGCATTAGCGGAGATGATGTCAGAGTTGACAGAGTTATCTACGGCAGAAGAGATTATATGAGAGTATTGTTTGGTGAGCTGTAA
- a CDS encoding aldose 1-epimerase, whose translation MAKVEREFDFKGVKTVRLEAGGYTAVIAYSMGSSVLRLRNEEKKTEVFRYKDEITAEQINEAREIWGLPTLYLPNRFDRGVLKTSDAVYHLPINEKDLENFIHGFVHKREHKVELCEVQGDKAVCRTYYDFDEGDEMFRYLPLEFRISYTFTLSSEGLLQEIELESKADKALPVSVCTHTCINAPITDGGDEAKLFFEVPVVKKCVLDERCLPTEELAELSDYDKQYKSGDMQAVCHDISNDMYTAGETTLDGKPFYGIIITDRQSGRKIINEVSGEFKFWNMWNHCGDKGYFCPEPMTAMINSPNLSLPGEVSGYTELQKGEVFRCWQRFEVL comes from the coding sequence ATGGCTAAGGTCGAGAGGGAGTTTGATTTTAAGGGCGTGAAGACTGTGCGCCTTGAAGCAGGAGGCTACACGGCTGTCATAGCATACAGCATGGGCAGCTCGGTGCTGAGACTCAGAAACGAGGAAAAGAAGACCGAGGTGTTCCGCTATAAGGACGAGATAACAGCAGAGCAGATAAACGAAGCAAGAGAGATATGGGGACTGCCTACACTCTATCTGCCGAACCGCTTTGACAGGGGAGTGCTTAAGACCTCTGATGCGGTATATCATCTGCCGATAAATGAAAAGGATCTTGAGAACTTCATTCACGGCTTTGTTCACAAGAGAGAGCACAAGGTAGAGCTGTGCGAGGTACAGGGCGACAAGGCAGTATGCAGGACTTACTATGATTTTGACGAGGGGGACGAGATGTTTAGATATCTCCCTCTTGAATTCAGGATAAGCTACACATTCACGCTGAGCAGTGAGGGACTTTTACAGGAGATAGAGCTTGAAAGCAAGGCTGACAAGGCTTTGCCGGTATCGGTATGCACTCACACCTGCATAAATGCTCCGATAACTGACGGCGGCGACGAGGCGAAGCTGTTCTTTGAGGTGCCGGTGGTAAAGAAGTGCGTACTTGATGAGAGATGTCTGCCGACTGAGGAATTGGCAGAGCTTTCAGATTACGACAAGCAGTACAAGAGCGGCGATATGCAGGCAGTCTGCCACGACATTTCAAACGATATGTACACAGCAGGAGAGACGACCCTTGACGGCAAGCCTTTCTACGGCATTATCATAACCGACAGGCAGTCGGGCAGAAAGATAATAAACGAAGTTTCCGGAGAATTCAAGTTCTGGAATATGTGGAACCACTGCGGCGACAAGGGGTACTTCTGCCCCGAGCCTATGACAGCCATGATAAACTCGCCGAACCTGAGTCTGCCGGGAGAGGTATCGGGCTACACTGAGCTTCAAAAGGGCGAGGTGTTCAGGTGCTGGCAGAGGTTTGAGGTGCTCTGA
- the mnmE gene encoding tRNA uridine-5-carboxymethylaminomethyl(34) synthesis GTPase MnmE, whose protein sequence is MSTICAISTPLGVGGIAVIRISGEGALAAAERVFYPFADKAVSSMEGYTCAYGEVRDKDGRTVDDAVLTVFRAPKSYTGEDVCEISCHGGIYVTKKILRLCIEAGCEPAMAGEFTKRAFINGKLSLTQAEAVSDMLSAEGDYALSSAALARKGRLYADIKKISDSLIKSLGELAAWVDYPEEDIPEVDESELLETLKENRKALKRLLRDYDSGMIIKNGVDTVIAGKPNVGKSTLMNLLLGYDRSIVTDIAGTTRDVIEESVRLGAVTLRISDTAGIHGTDDTVEKMGVELAKSRLEECRLIIAVFDISSPLDDEDRELLDFIAGLKKKTVIVLNKTDKAQAADRTEFERYSDNIIAISAGSGEGREELSGMIETMFTPEDYNADSTVFANERQKMCAERALECIEDAVRALEAGLTLDAVTVTVDRAAEHLAELTGEKAGEAVVNEVFAKFCVGK, encoded by the coding sequence ATGTCTACTATTTGCGCAATATCTACTCCGCTCGGGGTCGGGGGGATAGCTGTTATAAGAATAAGCGGCGAGGGAGCTCTGGCGGCGGCTGAGAGGGTGTTTTATCCCTTTGCTGACAAGGCAGTGAGCAGCATGGAGGGCTACACCTGCGCCTACGGAGAGGTAAGGGACAAGGACGGCAGGACGGTAGATGATGCCGTACTCACCGTATTCAGAGCGCCCAAGTCTTACACCGGGGAGGACGTCTGCGAGATATCCTGCCACGGGGGGATATACGTCACAAAGAAGATACTGCGCCTTTGCATAGAGGCCGGCTGCGAGCCGGCAATGGCAGGGGAATTCACAAAGAGGGCGTTTATAAACGGCAAGCTGTCGCTGACACAGGCCGAGGCAGTGTCGGATATGCTGAGCGCTGAGGGCGACTATGCGCTTTCATCGGCGGCGCTTGCAAGAAAGGGCAGGCTGTATGCCGACATCAAGAAGATAAGCGACAGCCTGATAAAGAGTCTCGGCGAGCTGGCGGCGTGGGTGGACTACCCTGAGGAGGACATTCCCGAGGTGGACGAGAGCGAGCTGCTTGAAACGCTCAAGGAAAACAGAAAAGCACTAAAGCGGCTGCTCAGAGACTACGACAGCGGCATGATAATCAAAAACGGCGTAGACACGGTCATCGCAGGGAAGCCTAATGTCGGCAAATCAACGCTTATGAATCTACTGCTTGGGTATGACCGCTCGATAGTTACCGACATTGCAGGAACGACGAGAGACGTAATAGAAGAGAGCGTGCGGCTGGGGGCTGTGACCTTACGGATATCCGACACGGCAGGGATACACGGAACTGATGACACGGTGGAAAAAATGGGCGTGGAGCTTGCAAAGAGCAGGCTTGAAGAATGCAGGCTCATCATCGCTGTGTTTGACATATCATCACCGCTTGATGATGAGGACAGGGAGCTGCTCGACTTTATCGCAGGGCTTAAAAAGAAGACCGTCATCGTGCTCAACAAGACGGACAAGGCGCAGGCGGCGGACAGGACGGAGTTTGAGAGATACTCGGACAACATCATCGCTATAAGTGCAGGCTCGGGCGAGGGGCGTGAGGAGCTTTCGGGAATGATAGAGACTATGTTCACGCCGGAGGACTACAACGCCGACAGTACCGTTTTTGCAAACGAGAGACAGAAGATGTGCGCCGAGAGGGCTTTGGAATGCATCGAGGACGCTGTCAGGGCACTCGAAGCAGGATTGACGCTCGACGCTGTGACCGTTACTGTAGACAGGGCGGCTGAACACCTTGCGGAGCTGACGGGAGAGAAGGCAGGAGAAGCCGTGGTAAATGAAGTGTTTGCAAAGTTCTGTGTGGGAAAATAA